From a single Beijerinckia sp. 28-YEA-48 genomic region:
- a CDS encoding LysR family transcriptional regulator: MKKTLAKAGLSLVRIRSFIAVAEEMQFKRASERLAMTQPAVTTHIQELEEFLGVALLRRTTRRVELTVEGKRFLARATRAVAELDVGVHEMRDHASHQRGRLVVAAVPSIASKVLPLTLERFGHQLPNVRVEIMELMSSEIERAVSEGEADIGIVPRPAKKTNLAFSPLIADQFVAVVPTANALANRKSTTLQELSHQPIIAIKRGSNIRDSVEAAFARSKQKFTMRYTVAQPETALAMVAADLGVSILPTVFLSGSLPVSVVQIKPAIIREIGVVSRRGGPLSQIAVEFLRHMEQVVRSRGSRPKTI; the protein is encoded by the coding sequence ATGAAAAAGACGCTTGCTAAGGCCGGTCTCAGTCTTGTCCGTATCCGGAGCTTCATCGCTGTTGCCGAAGAGATGCAATTCAAAAGGGCCTCAGAACGGCTGGCAATGACACAGCCGGCCGTTACCACTCATATCCAGGAACTGGAAGAATTTCTTGGGGTCGCATTGCTTCGCCGCACCACTCGACGAGTGGAGCTGACGGTGGAAGGGAAGCGCTTCTTAGCGCGCGCTACACGCGCCGTCGCCGAATTGGACGTAGGCGTACATGAGATGCGCGACCATGCCTCTCATCAACGAGGGCGCCTAGTCGTTGCCGCCGTGCCCTCGATCGCGTCGAAGGTCCTACCCCTCACTCTCGAACGTTTCGGACACCAACTCCCCAATGTGCGTGTCGAAATCATGGAACTGATGTCGAGCGAAATAGAGCGGGCAGTCTCCGAGGGCGAAGCGGATATAGGGATCGTTCCAAGGCCAGCAAAGAAAACGAACCTTGCATTTTCGCCCCTCATTGCGGACCAATTCGTCGCGGTCGTTCCAACTGCAAATGCATTGGCCAACCGAAAGTCGACGACACTGCAAGAACTCTCACATCAACCCATCATCGCAATAAAGCGGGGATCGAATATTCGAGACAGTGTTGAAGCGGCATTTGCGAGGAGTAAGCAGAAGTTTACAATGCGCTACACCGTTGCACAGCCGGAAACGGCATTGGCGATGGTCGCCGCGGATCTTGGCGTGTCCATACTGCCGACTGTCTTCCTCAGCGGAAGCCTTCCGGTTTCCGTCGTGCAGATCAAGCCTGCTATTATTCGAGAGATAGGCGTTGTGAGCAGAAGAGGAGGACCCCTGTCGCAGATCGCGGTTGAGTTTCTTCGACACATGGAACAGGTCGTGCGAAGTCGTGGCAGCCGGCCCAAAACTATTTGA
- a CDS encoding LysR substrate-binding domain-containing protein: MDLRSLRYFVYIAEARSFSRASTLLRIAQPALSRQIRKLETELNAELFLRTGRHLELTEAGSMLLQRAHFLLQQAQQAADDIRSQAHQISGTVTIGLSPASYEMIAPLAIAACATRHPHIRINLVEGFSAFIYDKLLQHELDLCLLHNPPAQQGIEFMPLVTEQMYLIGPGKNVGLLPVKAGMKLESLPLVLPNATHGMRLVIDQALGSRSDKLNIAVQVDGFITTKAVVAAGLGYTILPLSAVSHEVASGRLSATRLRRPEIPWTLTLAWNSGRRTIRRVEAVRTVIFEEIRRLGQSRHWPGSAATIHVQKAPAQESTGQR; encoded by the coding sequence ATGGATTTACGGTCACTGCGCTACTTCGTCTATATCGCCGAAGCGCGAAGTTTTTCACGAGCATCGACGTTGTTGCGGATCGCCCAACCGGCTCTTAGCCGCCAGATCCGGAAACTTGAAACGGAACTCAACGCCGAACTCTTCCTGCGCACTGGCCGCCACCTCGAATTGACCGAAGCTGGTTCGATGCTCCTGCAACGCGCACACTTCCTGCTTCAGCAGGCACAGCAGGCGGCAGATGACATCCGCTCCCAAGCGCACCAGATCAGCGGTACGGTGACAATCGGCTTATCTCCGGCGAGCTATGAAATGATCGCGCCACTCGCGATCGCAGCCTGCGCCACCCGCCATCCACATATTCGCATCAATTTGGTCGAGGGATTCAGCGCCTTCATTTATGACAAGCTGCTCCAGCATGAGCTTGATCTTTGTCTGTTGCACAATCCGCCGGCGCAACAGGGCATTGAGTTCATGCCCTTGGTGACGGAGCAGATGTACTTGATCGGTCCGGGCAAAAACGTGGGATTATTGCCCGTCAAAGCTGGAATGAAGCTTGAGAGCCTACCGCTTGTCCTGCCAAATGCGACCCATGGCATGAGGCTTGTGATCGATCAGGCCCTCGGGTCACGCAGTGACAAGCTCAATATTGCTGTCCAGGTCGACGGCTTTATCACAACGAAGGCGGTTGTCGCCGCCGGCCTTGGCTATACGATTCTGCCGCTGAGTGCCGTCAGTCATGAGGTAGCGAGTGGTCGCCTATCGGCCACACGCTTGCGGCGGCCCGAAATTCCATGGACGCTGACGCTCGCCTGGAACTCCGGTCGTCGTACCATCCGCCGTGTCGAGGCGGTCAGAACCGTCATCTTCGAAGAGATACGCCGGCTCGGACAAAGTCGTCATTGGCCGGGATCAGCAGCGACGATCCATGTGCAAAAAGCACCGGCCCAGGAAAGCACCGGTCAGCGATGA
- a CDS encoding UxaA family hydrolase: protein MTTPSSAHDIFLGYPRPDGRIGVRNHVAVIAVMDNVNPVARRICAQVPGTVPICVAYGRGMVAEDRDQHDRVLIHYGMHPNVAATLVIGLESVTAERFARAIAGAGKPVEWIAVQSLGGTVKAVACGIESAAKMVAAAALIERVSTPLSALTVGLECGASDATSGLTANSAIGRVADLVVDAGGTAILSETDEIIGAEHLLSQRAAAPEVSEQLLTAVADAEAQARFQGIQLLPLGEDNIMGGLSTMEEKSMGAVRKGGTSPLMEVVGYGERPSQRGLIFMDAPAPGVENIAAIAAGGAQVILFATGVGNPIGHPLVPTIKVTGNPGTARTFADNIDVDLGGIITGESDMDDAAERLKATLLSVANGVQTRSETLGDTEISISRVDVAFLKARRNLGS, encoded by the coding sequence ATGACGACGCCTTCTTCAGCGCACGACATCTTTCTTGGATATCCACGTCCGGATGGGCGTATTGGCGTGCGCAATCATGTCGCGGTCATCGCTGTGATGGACAATGTCAATCCGGTCGCGCGTCGGATTTGCGCACAGGTGCCAGGAACCGTGCCCATCTGCGTCGCTTACGGTCGCGGCATGGTGGCGGAGGATCGCGATCAGCATGATCGCGTGCTGATCCATTACGGCATGCATCCGAACGTCGCCGCGACATTGGTCATCGGCCTCGAATCGGTGACGGCGGAGCGATTCGCTCGGGCCATTGCGGGTGCCGGCAAGCCGGTGGAATGGATCGCGGTGCAATCGCTTGGGGGCACCGTCAAGGCCGTCGCTTGCGGCATCGAGAGCGCGGCGAAGATGGTGGCAGCGGCTGCGTTGATCGAGCGTGTTTCCACGCCGCTTTCCGCGCTGACTGTCGGACTTGAATGTGGCGCGTCGGATGCCACGTCAGGCCTCACTGCCAATTCGGCCATCGGTCGTGTCGCTGATCTGGTGGTGGACGCAGGTGGCACCGCGATCCTTTCGGAAACGGATGAAATCATCGGCGCGGAACATCTCCTGTCCCAGCGTGCGGCGGCGCCGGAAGTGTCGGAGCAGTTGCTTACCGCAGTTGCTGACGCGGAGGCACAGGCGCGTTTCCAGGGCATTCAGCTCTTGCCGCTCGGTGAAGACAATATCATGGGCGGGCTGTCGACGATGGAGGAGAAGTCGATGGGCGCCGTGCGAAAAGGCGGTACCTCTCCATTGATGGAAGTGGTCGGCTATGGCGAGCGGCCCTCGCAACGCGGCCTGATCTTCATGGACGCGCCAGCGCCCGGCGTCGAGAACATCGCCGCCATCGCCGCCGGAGGTGCGCAGGTTATTTTATTCGCCACCGGCGTTGGCAATCCGATCGGTCATCCCCTCGTGCCGACGATCAAGGTCACCGGTAATCCCGGCACCGCACGGACGTTCGCGGATAACATCGATGTGGATCTTGGCGGCATCATCACCGGCGAATCCGACATGGACGACGCAGCCGAACGTCTGAAGGCGACGCTTCTCTCTGTGGCCAACGGCGTGCAGACGCGTTCCGAAACCTTGGGCGACACGGAAATATCGATCTCCCGTGTCGATGTGGCGTTCTTGAAAGCCCGGCGGAACCTAGGCTCATGA
- a CDS encoding ABC transporter substrate-binding protein has product MNKMQQEPMSFGPWISFLRTARRSLQAAAIASCAIIGLCAQNTPASGAERITVAKAADDFALVIAEFGVDRGIFKRHNLDLDVTLLTQAKMVQAVIAGSIDIALASGTTIAFAAKGVPFKAVAAIGGPPQLLVLLTRDDGSIKDVSALKGRIAAVTSAGSLTDWAVSRLAVRQGWTATDIRRVSVGDTPARIATLRTKGADAAVVDISVALELETRGEARILVRFGDIIKDFQNQVVFASDNMIAKRPEAVRSFLSAWLETIDYAYKNRTESVAFSVKALRITQPVAEKIYDELMGKSYLVRNGRFNKDALSAMSSDLLELKLLDKPDDLSKYTTEAFLPTQK; this is encoded by the coding sequence ATGAACAAGATGCAGCAAGAGCCGATGTCGTTTGGCCCATGGATTTCATTCTTACGCACGGCGCGCCGCAGTTTGCAGGCCGCGGCAATCGCGTCATGCGCCATTATCGGACTCTGCGCTCAGAATACGCCAGCGAGCGGCGCTGAGCGGATCACTGTGGCAAAAGCGGCCGACGACTTTGCGTTGGTGATTGCTGAGTTCGGCGTCGATCGCGGCATCTTTAAACGTCACAATCTTGATCTCGACGTCACCCTACTCACGCAAGCCAAGATGGTGCAGGCCGTCATAGCAGGCAGCATCGATATAGCTCTTGCCTCGGGAACCACCATCGCATTCGCGGCTAAAGGCGTCCCCTTCAAAGCTGTCGCAGCCATCGGCGGGCCGCCGCAATTGCTTGTTTTGTTGACGCGCGATGATGGTTCAATCAAGGACGTCTCAGCATTGAAGGGTCGTATAGCAGCCGTAACAAGTGCCGGCTCGCTCACCGATTGGGCCGTATCCCGGCTCGCGGTTCGCCAAGGTTGGACCGCAACTGATATTCGCCGCGTGTCCGTGGGTGACACGCCTGCTCGGATTGCCACGCTCCGGACAAAAGGCGCTGATGCCGCCGTCGTCGATATCAGTGTGGCGCTTGAACTTGAAACACGAGGAGAAGCCAGAATCCTCGTGCGATTTGGCGATATAATCAAGGATTTCCAAAATCAGGTGGTCTTCGCCTCCGACAATATGATTGCTAAACGTCCCGAGGCAGTACGTTCGTTCCTGTCTGCGTGGCTAGAAACAATCGACTACGCTTACAAGAACCGAACTGAATCGGTTGCTTTCTCTGTGAAGGCTCTGCGCATCACACAGCCTGTGGCTGAGAAGATATACGACGAGCTGATGGGAAAGTCTTATCTCGTGCGAAATGGGCGTTTTAACAAAGACGCGTTGAGCGCCATGAGCAGCGACTTGTTGGAACTGAAACTGCTCGACAAGCCGGACGATCTGTCAAAATATACCACCGAGGCCTTTTTGCCGACGCAAAAGTGA
- a CDS encoding nuclear transport factor 2 family protein, which translates to MAAADEIEQSCAKLIVALADYTDNSDYEAALSLFDENAVMDRDGQRFIGIESLRAVYAARPVNRVTCHILSNIAIDVLSTQTAVSRCLVTVYRHHGDSATTLQPPYPLSSPETIGEYRDRFVLTPSGWRFAERITRSMFQAGGSSLKSPEV; encoded by the coding sequence ATGGCGGCCGCTGATGAGATAGAGCAATCTTGCGCGAAACTAATTGTTGCTCTCGCTGACTACACCGACAATAGCGACTATGAGGCCGCTCTTAGCTTGTTCGATGAAAATGCCGTGATGGATCGAGACGGTCAGCGGTTTATCGGAATCGAAAGCTTGCGCGCAGTTTATGCAGCGCGGCCGGTAAATCGTGTCACTTGCCACATTCTCTCGAACATCGCGATCGATGTGCTCAGCACGCAAACCGCGGTTTCGCGTTGCCTGGTCACGGTCTATCGACACCATGGCGATAGCGCGACAACGCTCCAGCCTCCGTATCCACTTTCCAGTCCCGAAACCATTGGCGAGTATCGCGACAGGTTCGTGCTCACACCGTCCGGTTGGCGGTTTGCCGAGCGGATCACGCGCTCGATGTTTCAGGCCGGCGGCAGTTCGTTAAAGTCACCGGAGGTGTGA
- a CDS encoding Ldh family oxidoreductase yields the protein MMSATTWSIDSLESWATRLLVVSGLAAQDAAAIAGLIVRTEARGVVTHGLSRLPSYVEKLQSGEYNAHAHITHTMKAGAVRLDGDGAMGQLAGLRAIEKCCELAREQAVTLCFARNLGHLGAVGLYPLIAAERGFVAIAIQRTPPLLAMPGSSGPLIGHNPIAFAAPIPDSEPLVFDMACSVAARGHVLLAVERGEDIPGGWAVDEFGTPTTDAKSARDGMLLPFGGYKGLGIAMLGEILAGSLAADMDDRERMQPAAAASLGAGALGGQTAFFLVINPALATETLTYAALATDWTRQFAANAGPAARLPGQRAATLERAARDRGVPVASDVVERLLTLSERLGVAAASPMQ from the coding sequence ATGATGTCTGCTACCACGTGGTCGATAGACAGTCTTGAGAGCTGGGCAACACGGCTACTGGTGGTATCGGGCCTGGCGGCGCAGGATGCAGCCGCGATCGCCGGTCTCATCGTGCGCACAGAAGCACGCGGGGTCGTCACGCACGGGCTGTCGAGGCTGCCCAGCTATGTCGAAAAGCTTCAATCGGGCGAATATAATGCGCATGCGCACATCACGCATACGATGAAAGCTGGAGCAGTGCGGCTGGATGGCGATGGGGCGATGGGTCAGCTCGCCGGGCTTCGCGCTATCGAGAAGTGTTGCGAGCTGGCGCGCGAACAGGCCGTCACCTTGTGCTTCGCGCGCAATCTGGGCCATTTGGGTGCGGTCGGGCTCTATCCGCTGATTGCGGCTGAACGCGGTTTCGTTGCGATTGCGATTCAGCGCACGCCGCCCTTGCTGGCGATGCCTGGTTCCAGCGGTCCATTGATCGGACATAATCCGATCGCGTTTGCTGCGCCAATTCCAGACAGCGAACCTTTGGTCTTTGACATGGCGTGCAGTGTCGCGGCACGGGGCCATGTTTTGCTTGCCGTCGAGCGCGGCGAAGACATCCCCGGAGGCTGGGCCGTCGATGAATTCGGCACCCCAACCACCGATGCGAAGAGTGCCCGCGATGGCATGTTATTGCCGTTCGGCGGGTACAAGGGGCTCGGCATTGCAATGCTGGGAGAAATATTGGCGGGGAGCCTGGCGGCCGATATGGACGATCGCGAGCGCATGCAACCAGCGGCGGCGGCGAGCCTTGGGGCGGGGGCACTTGGCGGGCAAACCGCCTTCTTCCTTGTGATCAATCCCGCGCTCGCCACGGAGACCCTGACCTACGCCGCTTTGGCGACCGACTGGACCCGGCAATTTGCGGCTAACGCGGGTCCGGCGGCACGTCTGCCCGGCCAGCGTGCCGCGACGCTCGAACGCGCGGCGCGTGATCGCGGTGTCCCGGTTGCTTCAGATGTGGTTGAACGATTGCTCACCTTGAGCGAGCGTCTTGGCGTAGCAGCGGCATCGCCGATGCAATGA
- a CDS encoding UxaA family hydrolase, with amino-acid sequence MDRVLKIDPQDNVATCLAEFAAGAEIEIVDASGQLQVRLRSAIPFGHKFALTNISAGAPVLKYGVVVGRATQAIAAGEHVHLHNIESNRGRGDRS; translated from the coding sequence ATGGATCGAGTGCTCAAGATAGATCCGCAAGACAATGTCGCGACATGTCTTGCGGAATTTGCCGCAGGCGCAGAGATCGAGATCGTCGATGCGTCGGGCCAGTTGCAGGTGCGGTTGCGCTCTGCGATTCCGTTTGGTCATAAGTTCGCGCTGACCAATATCTCGGCTGGGGCTCCAGTGCTTAAATATGGCGTCGTCGTCGGGCGCGCCACCCAGGCGATCGCCGCCGGCGAGCACGTGCATCTGCACAATATCGAGAGCAATCGGGGCAGGGGAGATCGCTCCTAA
- a CDS encoding ABC transporter ATP-binding protein encodes MTLALNDQDVCRETAISVRNVSHGFGRAGDQRRVVALRETSLDIRAGELMCFIGPSGCGKTTLLNIIGGLVTPSGGTVTIGRDIVDGPRPADIAFVFQENALFPWYSVHDNITVGLKFQGVPPARRDARATAALTQVGLPQFAQHFPSQLSGGMKQRVALARALSLDTNILLMDEPFAALDEQTRMVLGEDLSQLLSRVGKTILFVTHSLSEAVFLADRVAVFSARPGTIKTVIDVDEPHPRTPAFMKSDRFAALRNTLYDLLHDEIRKTVAQSII; translated from the coding sequence TTGACACTGGCGCTGAACGATCAGGACGTGTGCCGCGAAACGGCTATCAGCGTTCGCAATGTCTCTCACGGTTTCGGCCGAGCCGGCGACCAGCGCCGCGTAGTGGCACTACGAGAGACTTCGCTCGATATTCGCGCCGGCGAGCTCATGTGCTTTATTGGCCCCAGTGGATGCGGCAAGACCACACTTCTTAACATCATCGGTGGTCTGGTAACGCCCTCAGGCGGAACCGTTACGATTGGCAGAGACATCGTTGATGGTCCACGCCCTGCCGACATCGCTTTTGTCTTTCAGGAAAACGCCCTGTTCCCCTGGTACTCGGTGCATGACAACATCACCGTGGGACTCAAATTCCAAGGCGTTCCCCCAGCCCGGCGGGACGCACGCGCCACCGCGGCGCTAACCCAAGTCGGCTTGCCGCAATTCGCTCAGCACTTTCCCTCGCAACTATCTGGCGGAATGAAACAGAGAGTCGCTTTGGCGCGTGCATTGAGCCTTGACACCAACATACTGCTCATGGACGAGCCATTCGCTGCCCTCGATGAGCAGACACGCATGGTCCTGGGCGAAGATCTGTCTCAGCTCCTGAGCCGGGTTGGCAAGACTATTCTGTTCGTCACACACAGCCTCAGCGAAGCGGTTTTTCTGGCGGATCGGGTCGCCGTTTTTTCCGCTCGTCCTGGAACCATAAAAACCGTTATTGATGTCGATGAGCCACACCCTCGCACGCCAGCCTTTATGAAGTCAGATCGTTTTGCCGCTCTCCGCAACACGCTTTACGATCTGCTGCACGACGAGATTCGCAAGACTGTTGCCCAATCTATCATCTGA
- a CDS encoding ABC transporter permease — protein MQLDSTILRSGNSVTSRLVQFTFVFGVWLFWYASARFGWISPLALPAPDAVWREFIELLSTGAFAKDLFVTMLEVAIAFAISTCAGLGLGYLIATSNWRVRVFEPLLSSLNSIPAVMFVPLFILLFGLGITSKIVMGVATGFFPIILSTIAGISNIDPTYFKVARSMGATRKQIFRCVILPGALPVILTGLRMGFIVAFLSILGAEAIGSYAGLGHRIVESVEMLAMPRMYAFIAFAVLIAAALNVLLQFAERKGQWE, from the coding sequence ATGCAATTGGATTCGACAATCCTGCGCTCCGGCAATAGTGTGACGAGCCGCTTAGTTCAATTCACGTTCGTCTTTGGCGTCTGGCTATTCTGGTATGCCAGTGCTCGCTTCGGTTGGATCAGCCCATTGGCACTACCCGCCCCGGATGCTGTGTGGCGGGAATTCATAGAACTTCTGTCCACGGGCGCCTTCGCCAAAGACCTTTTCGTCACAATGCTGGAGGTCGCTATCGCCTTTGCGATCTCGACCTGCGCCGGCCTCGGCCTTGGATATCTTATCGCAACAAGCAATTGGCGCGTGCGTGTGTTCGAACCGTTGTTATCCAGCTTGAACTCCATTCCTGCTGTGATGTTCGTGCCGCTCTTCATCCTGCTATTTGGCCTAGGAATTACCTCAAAAATCGTCATGGGCGTTGCGACCGGGTTCTTTCCTATCATTCTCAGCACCATAGCTGGCATCTCCAATATAGACCCTACTTATTTCAAGGTGGCGCGCTCGATGGGCGCCACCCGCAAGCAGATTTTTCGTTGCGTGATTTTGCCCGGCGCGTTGCCGGTTATTCTTACCGGCCTGCGGATGGGATTCATTGTCGCGTTTCTCTCCATCCTAGGAGCCGAAGCGATCGGTTCCTATGCCGGCCTTGGCCATCGCATCGTCGAGAGCGTCGAAATGCTCGCCATGCCACGCATGTATGCCTTCATCGCTTTCGCTGTCCTGATCGCTGCCGCTCTAAACGTGCTGCTGCAGTTTGCTGAAAGAAAAGGACAGTGGGAATAG
- a CDS encoding ABC transporter permease subunit has product MHGTRDSSPALVPAAEYSTTHRARSGYFGLLGSLMDRPGITRTLFVLMLLAVWEIAGRAFGDPLFIATPLQIIVALPQLITVPGIAPALLTTGWEVLIAFALALFFGFCSGLLLGRIGFAHRSLMPIVVMLYALPQVTIIPLFMMSFGIGPASKIAYGVSHGIFPIIITVSASMGNVPSVLLKSARSMGASRWQTLLNVLLPHSAPGLFAGMRLGLNATLLGVILAELYASKTGVGYFAQKFAINFEPKLLFALVALIAALAIVLNEGLRRLEARISFWRDG; this is encoded by the coding sequence ATGCACGGTACACGCGACAGCAGCCCAGCTCTGGTACCAGCAGCAGAATATTCGACCACTCATCGTGCGCGATCAGGCTATTTTGGCCTTTTAGGGAGCTTAATGGATCGTCCCGGTATCACCCGCACGCTCTTCGTTCTGATGCTTCTCGCAGTTTGGGAGATCGCTGGCCGCGCTTTCGGTGACCCATTGTTCATCGCCACACCACTACAGATTATCGTCGCTCTGCCGCAACTCATCACCGTTCCTGGAATAGCACCTGCGCTTCTCACCACCGGCTGGGAAGTGTTGATAGCGTTCGCCCTTGCCTTGTTCTTTGGCTTCTGCAGTGGGTTGCTTCTGGGTCGTATTGGTTTCGCCCATCGCAGCCTGATGCCCATTGTCGTCATGCTTTACGCGCTGCCGCAGGTCACCATCATTCCGTTGTTTATGATGTCATTTGGCATTGGACCTGCTTCAAAGATCGCTTACGGCGTGAGCCATGGAATTTTCCCCATCATTATAACCGTGTCGGCAAGCATGGGGAACGTGCCTTCCGTGCTCCTCAAAAGCGCCAGATCGATGGGAGCCAGCCGTTGGCAAACTCTCCTCAATGTGCTCTTGCCGCATTCCGCGCCCGGTCTATTCGCCGGCATGCGGCTCGGCCTCAATGCGACCTTGCTCGGCGTCATCCTGGCGGAACTCTATGCATCCAAGACCGGTGTCGGTTATTTTGCGCAGAAATTTGCGATCAATTTTGAGCCGAAGCTGCTGTTCGCTCTTGTCGCCTTGATCGCCGCGCTTGCGATTGTGCTCAACGAAGGCTTACGCCGGCTGGAAGCACGGATCAGTTTTTGGCGCGATGGATAG
- a CDS encoding tripartite tricarboxylate transporter substrate binding protein, which yields MRIIVGFPAGGSMDIVARLLGEKLGAQMGQPFIVENRPGALGTIALNTMMTIPPDGYTLLLGTNTQIQRTTTVENNPYRLLEPIALTGVIPVTLLVNPGLGVSTLPELIEKSRTANSPLTFATPGQGSAMLLAMEMLQQRANLKLLHVPYNGGPPAVSDAAAGHVNMVSIGLPTALGQVNGNVLKPLVVLQEERTRLLPDTPTVREATGIGGINFLVWIALFSPPKTPVDIVKRLEAETGTALADKDLQAKFAEAAIDVRFAKGATLADLMASQIRLSLEALNAAGDEEQSSQGRK from the coding sequence GTGCGCATCATCGTCGGCTTCCCGGCCGGTGGCTCGATGGACATTGTCGCCCGCCTTCTCGGGGAGAAACTCGGCGCCCAAATGGGGCAACCGTTTATTGTCGAAAATCGGCCGGGCGCACTCGGCACCATCGCATTGAACACCATGATGACGATCCCGCCGGACGGTTATACGCTGCTCTTGGGGACGAACACACAGATCCAGCGCACCACGACCGTTGAGAATAATCCCTATCGCTTACTTGAGCCCATCGCTCTGACCGGGGTTATTCCGGTGACGCTGTTGGTCAATCCGGGGCTCGGGGTCAGCACTTTGCCGGAGTTGATCGAGAAGTCCCGCACGGCCAACTCGCCTTTAACGTTCGCGACGCCCGGCCAGGGTTCGGCGATGCTGCTCGCCATGGAAATGTTGCAGCAACGCGCCAACCTGAAACTGCTCCATGTGCCGTACAACGGCGGTCCGCCGGCCGTGAGTGATGCTGCCGCCGGACACGTGAACATGGTGTCGATCGGGCTTCCGACTGCGCTGGGGCAGGTGAACGGGAATGTCCTGAAGCCGCTTGTGGTCCTGCAGGAGGAGCGTACCCGGCTGCTGCCCGATACGCCGACAGTGCGCGAGGCGACGGGCATCGGCGGGATCAATTTCCTTGTTTGGATCGCTCTGTTCTCACCGCCGAAAACGCCCGTCGATATCGTGAAGCGTCTGGAAGCGGAGACCGGGACGGCCCTGGCGGATAAAGACCTGCAGGCCAAGTTTGCCGAAGCGGCGATCGACGTGAGATTCGCCAAGGGTGCGACGCTTGCCGATCTCATGGCGTCCCAGATTCGGTTGTCGCTCGAAGCCTTGAACGCGGCTGGTGATGAAGAGCAAAGCAGCCAGGGAAGGAAGTGA